The DNA window CCGGGCCGATCATCCGTTTGTTTTCCTGATTCAGGATAAGGAAACCGGAACCATTCTCTTTATCGGTCGGGTTGTAAACCCGGCCGGCTCCTGATTTTTTTACCAGGTTCCGATCACTCTTCAAAAAAGTCCGGGAACCGAACGTTCCGGGTTCTATTCAGGACCGGCTGGTGACAATCACCTTCCCGCCCATCGGCCCGTGGTTGCACCTCCTCACGAGACCTGGCCAGCTCCTGGCTTGCCCTCTGTTTCTTCCCCTGTGGCTCTCGTTCCTCTGCCACGGCCGGCCGGCAACGTCTCTTTTTTTATCGCATGGCAACGACTGGATCTGCAGTGGCGGACGGTAATCATGCCGGCGAGTCGTGCGAGGGGTCGGCCGGGTTAGGGTGTGTCCCTGTCACGAGAGATCGATCTTTCTGTCTGTCGTGGCCGGGATCACCCGTGTTATGGTGAACCCTACAGCCCCGGTCGGGTTCACTTCAAGCGTGAACTTCTTGCCCGGGGTGAGCGGTGTTGATGGTCTGATCTCGATCGTGACCAGGTCGTTGACACCGAGATGACCGGTCTGCCCGTTAGTATCGCCGATCCGCTCGTGGATCGTCCACTGGCCTGAAGCAGGATCTGATAGATCCGTTCCTTTATGAAGGGTCTCGATTGTCGAATCGGTTGAGATAATGAAGGTGGTCTTGTTCAGATCGACGGATCCGTAGGGAACCCCGTTCTTCAGCATGATCGTCAGCATGGTCACCGGGCCGCCGGGGGAATCGGCGCTGCCATAGACATCTCCAGAGATCTGGAGGGTGCTCCCTGTCTGGTCGACCCCTGCATGCACGACCTCCTGCACCTTCTGCGTGGCGTAGAACCCTGCACTCAGTACCATATACGAGAACACCGCCGAGACGACGACAAATGCTATAAGCACAATCGCTGCTTCAAGGCCGGTGAATGCATCATCCATCTCTGTCATCTCTGATCTTGAACCCTTCTCGCAAAGAGGGTTTTGTCGTTTTATTGAAAGAATTATTGTTTGAGTATAAGAGCACGTTGCGTTTCACACGTGCTTTCACTATGTCGCTGTTGTAATTACAATTCTGTAGTATTTATGCCCGATTATAGGGGATGAAAATGTTCTGTTGTCGCAATCTCCTCTGTGAAGATATTTTAGCGCTAATCGCCCCTGCGACCACCCAACCCCCCTTACCCCCAGCGTCAAACCCGCTTTAGGGGTGCCTCTGAAAAAACCCCGGGTTAAACCCCTCGTCGCTCCTTGCCAGGAAACGTTGACGTACCTGCATTGGTGATGCACCTGGTAAAAAAAGAACAATCGGCCGCCTTTCGTGTTCAGGCGGGAATGCCGGCTGGAGAGCCGGTTAGAATTTCGGAGCATCGGCCGGGAGCTTCGAAGAGTCAATTCCTTCGCGCAGTGCATTGTCCACCGTCAGATTGCCCATGGTATCGATCTTCACTGTCCAGATCGTGTCATAGTCGTTGGACGGCCAGGTTAAATTCGGGGCCAGGGCAGTGCCGCCATAACTGTCGACAAGGTATTTTATCAGAGAAGGGAAGTGCTCATGCTCCCATGCCACCAGGATCGTCTGGTTGGATAGGTTGATTCCGGTACTGTTCGTAAAGAAGAAGTTACTCGCGTTTTCCGCCGCTGTTTCTGATGTTGCATTTATGCCCAAAAGAAAACTCGCAGCAAGATTGACGGACAGATTGTTGGCGATAGCATAGGGAAATACCGTTAATGAGGGCCTGGCATAGGAACAATTGAGAATTGGGAAGGATTGAGCGGGGTCGATGGAATAAACCATCGTGGGACTCCTCTGGCCACGCAGGGCATTGGGGAGAAAACTGGGAAGCGCCAGCGCCCGCCACTGTCCGGCGCCCACGTAGTTGCCGTCTTCAAAACTGCTCGACGGATGCGCTTCTGCATGCCTGATCAGGTAAACCGTCTCGTTGGTGTTGATCTTCGCCGGAATGGTGGCACCGTCAACCCCCGCCGTCCGGTTATAGCTGAAAGGGGTCTGGAGTGTAGATGAAGCACGTGCGACCGGCGAGGGGAGTTCTGGATACGTCGCAGACGGGTTCAGTCTGCTGTCGAGCGTGGCCAGGCTGGCTTTTCCGGCCGGTGTAACGGAGAGGACATAGACAAAATTCGATCCCTTGTATGACGTGGGAAGCGTCAGATTGTACCCCTTGGCTGTATTGATTCTCGTCAGCAGGTCGCTGATGGTCTCCCAGGGAGCCGAGAAGACATAGGACCCCGGCTTCTCTGCGTCTATGATACCGGTCAGCAGGGCAGCATTGTTTCCGTGGGTGTCGTTGAAAGCCAGTCCCTGGGCGGCGGGCACGAACGGACTCGGCTCGGCGACTCCAGTGGGCACATCCCCCGGTGCATACCCTGCATAGAGCGGGTAACTGTTGCCGGTCGTATTCTGTATCGTTACCTGATTGAGGAGGGCGAACTGCTGAATGAACCCGATCGCTGCCATATCAGGGGAATTGTTCACGGTCTGGAGATGGGTCATCGGTTCAAGGGCGTAGATGGCGGTTACGTTACCTGTTCCCACACGTTGCTTCAGGTACGAACCCATGAGGAGCGAGCGCTGGAAACCCTGATTGTTCAGGTTTGCCGTATCCGGGTTTATGTCTCCCAGCGGGTCGTTGGCCAGGTCCGGGGTTATCACGAAGATCATGTTGACGTTTTTTTCACTCATCTGGAGTGTAGAACCGGAAAAGAAACCGATTCCCCAGCCTGTGAGCACCATCAAGCCAAGAATCAGAACAATAATGCCAGCAAGGTAATTCTTCTTCATTTTAACCATTCTCCTTCAGTATTGTTCTGATACCGCCTATTGACCCCGGGTATTTGAACATTTATATCCTGCGTGCTGAGGATGATACATTTACTCTTATTTATCATCTATTATCCTTCAGCATTTCAAGGAAATTATGAGAGAGATCTGACCCTATCAGGATGCACGTATCCGGCTCCTCGAAAAAATAAATTATGTGAAATCCGGACAGATGAAGAATAGCGGCGAACCATTTGGAAAAATTCTGGATGTCGTTGTTTATCAAACAGAAATCAAACTCTTCTCTCACAATCCAAAAAGTTCCCATTCGCGGATTTTATCGGCCCTCTCAATCCGATGCCGGCTCGCCCTGCTTCTTCTCCGGGGCGGTCTTCGTCGGAAGCCCGGCCGGCAACGCCTCTCTGTTCATCTCATGACACCGACCGGATCCTTGCGTTGGCTGACGGCGGCCATGCCGGCGAGTCGTGCGGGGGGGCCGTCTCTTGATTATA is part of the Methanosphaerula palustris E1-9c genome and encodes:
- a CDS encoding archaellin/type IV pilin N-terminal domain-containing protein — protein: MDDAFTGLEAAIVLIAFVVVSAVFSYMVLSAGFYATQKVQEVVHAGVDQTGSTLQISGDVYGSADSPGGPVTMLTIMLKNGVPYGSVDLNKTTFIISTDSTIETLHKGTDLSDPASGQWTIHERIGDTNGQTGHLGVNDLVTIEIRPSTPLTPGKKFTLEVNPTGAVGFTITRVIPATTDRKIDLS